The proteins below are encoded in one region of Hordeum vulgare subsp. vulgare chromosome 3H, MorexV3_pseudomolecules_assembly, whole genome shotgun sequence:
- the LOC123440488 gene encoding transcription repressor OFP13-like yields the protein MVIGKLGLSSLFHTKPKEDASPSPPRGDPAAAPTWAWPSCKHPRTQSFHAAPPPPGARTLASIFLNSAESSFTNSSARLDCSDSPSTASEASAEGGAEDVVTAVGPLRSSDRLLFDPGASGATRSILEEKLPAGAREAFVGGLAVAFESADPYGDFRASMQEMVAAHGAGGWGWGWLEEMLGWYLRANAKDTHGAIVAAFVDVVVSVADPGRSSCASVVDGDQ from the coding sequence ATGGTCATCGGGAAGCTAGGCTTGAGCTCCCTCTTCCACACGAAGCCCAAGGAGGAtgcctcgccgtcacctccgcgaGGCGACCCGGCCGCCGCGCCCACCTGGGCGTGGCCGTCGTGCAAGCACCCGAGAACGCAGTCCTTCCACGCCGCGCCACCACCGCCCGGGGCAAGGACGCTCGCCTCCATCTTCCTCAACTCCGCCGAGAGCTCCTTCACGAACTCCTCCGCGCGGCTTGACTGCTCCGACAGCCCCTCGACGGCGTCCGAGGCGTCGGCGGAGGGCGGGGCCGAGGACGTCGTCACGGCCGTGGGGCCCCTCCGCTCCTCCGACCGGCTCCTGTTCGACCCGGGGGCGTCGGGGGCCACGAGGTCCATACTGGAGGAGAAGCTGCCGGCGGGCGCCCGCGAGGCGTTCGTCGGCGGCCTGGCCGTGGCGTTCGAGTCGGCGGACCCGTACGGGGACTTCCGGGCGTCGATGCAGGAGATGGTGGCCGCGCACGGGGCCGGCGGGTGGGGCTGGGGCTGGCTGGAGGAGATGCTGGGGTGGTACCTGCGCGCCAACGCCAAGGACACGCACGGCGCCATCGTGGCCGccttcgtcgacgtcgtcgtctccGTCGCCGACCCCGGCCGCTCCTCCTGCGCGTCCGTCGTCGACGGGGATCAGTAA